In one window of Arthrobacter pascens DNA:
- a CDS encoding aldo/keto reductase yields the protein MTVMTRRLGRSNLEVSALGLGCWAIGGAMAAGDQQLGYAGVDDDLAVQGLHRAVELGITLFDTADAYGAGHSERLLGRVLADHPDVLVATKFGNTIDESTRQLTGVDTSPSYVREALQASLRRLGRDRVDLYQLHTPDVDDARAAELVDTLEDLAAEGLIGWYGISTDDPGRAEVFAAGPRCTAVQLQLNVLDDNPDMLDVCERHDLAGLCRSPLAMGLLGGRYTSASRLPADDIRGRQPEWLRWFSDGSPSPEFLERLDAVRHILTAEGRTPAQGALGWIWAHHPQTVPLPGFRNPSQVAENVAALDYGPLSKSQHRDIEAILDRLPAGV from the coding sequence ATGACCGTAATGACAAGGCGGCTTGGCCGCTCAAACCTGGAAGTCAGCGCTCTTGGCCTCGGCTGCTGGGCCATCGGCGGAGCGATGGCCGCAGGTGACCAACAGCTTGGGTACGCCGGTGTCGACGACGACCTCGCTGTACAGGGCCTGCACCGCGCCGTCGAGCTGGGTATCACCCTGTTTGACACTGCCGACGCCTACGGCGCAGGGCACAGCGAAAGACTCCTGGGCAGGGTGCTGGCTGATCATCCCGACGTCCTGGTGGCCACCAAGTTTGGCAACACCATCGATGAATCCACCCGGCAGCTCACCGGCGTCGACACGTCGCCGTCCTATGTCCGCGAGGCTCTGCAGGCGTCGCTGCGCAGGCTCGGCCGCGACCGCGTCGACCTCTATCAACTGCACACCCCCGACGTCGACGACGCTCGTGCCGCTGAACTCGTCGACACCCTGGAAGACCTGGCCGCAGAAGGGCTTATCGGCTGGTACGGCATCAGCACCGATGACCCGGGCCGGGCCGAGGTCTTTGCTGCCGGCCCCCGCTGCACCGCGGTCCAACTGCAGCTCAACGTTCTGGACGACAACCCCGACATGCTCGACGTGTGCGAGCGTCACGACCTCGCCGGGCTGTGCCGTTCGCCGCTGGCGATGGGGCTGCTTGGAGGCAGATACACCTCGGCCAGCAGGCTCCCCGCTGACGATATCCGCGGCCGGCAACCGGAATGGCTGCGATGGTTCAGCGACGGCAGCCCCTCCCCGGAGTTCCTGGAACGGCTCGATGCCGTCAGGCACATCCTGACTGCGGAAGGCCGGACGCCGGCGCAAGGTGCGCTGGGATGGATCTGGGCACACCACCCTCAGACTGTCCCGCTGCCCGGATTCCGGAACCCGTCACAGGTCGCTGAGAACGTTGCCGCACTCGATTATGGGCCGCTCAGCAAAAGCCAGCACCGTGACATCGAGGCCATCCTGGATCGCCTGCCCGCAGGAGTGTAA
- a CDS encoding TetR/AcrR family transcriptional regulator: MRTAVMTSLSSQNLELTARTRLRNAAIECFAIDGFDVSVRTIASQAAVSAGLIRHHFGSKDLLREECDAAVLTTLRELKSAAVEMPSGQLMELLAQADEYGGLLLYILRSVRDGGSGGRAFLEHMIADAQEYTRKAIDTGLLKPSHDPEARVRYLVMQGVGGMIVALSRYPNITMDNFSAIMSEIMADMTLPQLELYSQGLFADSSVFDEYLRATGRTDRPASTQS, encoded by the coding sequence ATGCGTACAGCAGTGATGACTTCGCTGAGCAGCCAGAACCTGGAGCTGACTGCCCGGACACGGCTTCGCAACGCGGCAATCGAGTGCTTCGCCATCGACGGGTTCGATGTCTCCGTGCGCACCATTGCCTCGCAGGCCGCCGTAAGCGCCGGCCTGATCAGGCATCATTTCGGGTCAAAGGACCTGCTTCGGGAGGAATGCGATGCCGCCGTCCTGACTACGCTCCGCGAGCTCAAGAGCGCCGCCGTCGAAATGCCCTCCGGGCAGCTCATGGAACTGCTGGCTCAGGCCGACGAATACGGCGGTCTCCTGCTGTACATCCTGCGCAGCGTGCGCGACGGCGGCAGCGGGGGCCGGGCGTTCCTCGAGCACATGATCGCCGATGCCCAGGAATACACCCGGAAGGCCATCGACACGGGCCTGCTGAAGCCGAGCCACGATCCGGAGGCCCGCGTCCGCTATCTGGTGATGCAGGGTGTCGGCGGCATGATCGTGGCACTCTCCCGCTACCCGAACATCACCATGGACAATTTTTCCGCCATCATGTCCGAGATCATGGCCGACATGACGCTGCCGCAGCTGGAGCTGTACAGCCAGGGACTATTCGCCGACAGCAGTGTCTTCGACGAATATCTGCGCGCCACCGGCAGGACGGACCGCCCTGCTTCAACCCAATCCTGA
- a CDS encoding pyridoxamine 5'-phosphate oxidase family protein: MENEPLVPKTEQLESQECWHLLRQVSVGRLAVWHEDGPDIFPVNYTTDHGTVVFRTGSGAKLQAALSDFPVAMEADGVDPDTGVAWSVVLRGKAELLTQKEDVLSTFSLPLFPWEAGKKDHFVRVVPGQISGRRFTVAPPNTWWTPTEGAHRSAFE; the protein is encoded by the coding sequence ATGGAAAACGAGCCGCTGGTGCCCAAGACAGAGCAACTGGAAAGCCAGGAGTGCTGGCACCTGTTGCGGCAGGTATCGGTAGGCCGTCTGGCAGTCTGGCATGAGGATGGACCTGACATCTTTCCCGTCAACTACACCACCGATCATGGAACAGTGGTCTTCCGGACCGGTTCGGGCGCCAAGCTTCAGGCGGCGTTGAGTGATTTTCCCGTGGCCATGGAAGCTGACGGCGTCGATCCTGACACCGGCGTTGCCTGGAGCGTTGTTCTTCGGGGCAAGGCGGAGCTCCTGACTCAAAAGGAAGATGTCCTGAGCACCTTCTCCCTACCGCTGTTCCCTTGGGAAGCAGGCAAGAAAGATCATTTCGTACGGGTCGTGCCCGGCCAGATATCAGGACGCCGGTTTACCGTCGCTCCGCCCAATACCTGGTGGACCCCCACCGAAGGCGCTCATCGTTCAGCCTTTGAATGA
- a CDS encoding glycosyltransferase family 39 protein, whose translation MSTESVIDAGHGRDRISPGPAGVNARASRQSSAPRWKQLAFGDQQPAWVRPSAAALLLVTALTYLWNLTNSGYGNAFYAAAVQAGTKNWTALLFASLDPSNAITVDKPPAAFWIPALLGRVFGFGSFTMLLPEALMGVASVGMLYLAVRKAAGPAAGLIAGAALAATPVAALMFRFNNPDAMMVFCLMVAAWMTVTATRKGSPAWLFWAGTFVGMAFLSKMLQGFMTVPALALAYLIAAPVSFKKRLLHLLAAAGGISLVAGAYSLVFQLTPVSDRPYMAGSQTNSFWELAFGYNGLSRILGRNGGNAGGPAAQDFPDFAGRAGDFPGVGGGGFAMGGPPGVLRLFGGEFSAEVAWLLPTAFVLLAGALWFTLRAARTDMVRASLILWGTWLLTTAVVFSFMSGTIHAYYTIELAPAVAAVIGVAGVQLWKLRARPAARAVLASAVLLSAIWSFVLLSSVPDWLPWLRWVVVILGVLAAALLAAGPARTGKAGAAVLISALLSAGLGTGAWTAATAAVGHTGGSPASGPAPETNNRTMGLAGTSQSGGFPRGGASGRFAGSRDAEGFAGAAAGAGAGAATPAGVGFGETPGNPALDALLQKTQTTWAAATVGANSAAALELGSNTSVMAIGGFSGSDPYPTLDQFKQLVDDGQIAYFVPGNAFGGFGGFGNAGASTGGRGRPGGNGTSSAITQWVEATFPSTQVGGSTVYRLHP comes from the coding sequence ATGAGCACCGAATCCGTCATCGACGCCGGCCACGGCCGAGACCGAATTTCCCCCGGCCCCGCCGGAGTGAATGCGCGCGCTTCCCGGCAATCGTCGGCACCCCGTTGGAAGCAGCTGGCCTTTGGCGACCAGCAACCTGCGTGGGTGCGACCGTCGGCAGCGGCCCTGCTCCTCGTCACCGCCCTGACCTATCTCTGGAACCTGACAAACTCGGGCTACGGGAATGCCTTTTATGCGGCGGCCGTGCAGGCAGGGACAAAGAACTGGACGGCGCTGCTGTTCGCGTCCCTGGACCCCTCCAACGCCATCACAGTGGATAAGCCGCCGGCAGCATTCTGGATACCCGCCCTGCTGGGCCGCGTCTTCGGTTTCGGTTCCTTCACCATGCTTCTGCCCGAAGCCTTGATGGGCGTCGCGTCGGTCGGGATGCTCTACCTTGCTGTCCGGAAGGCCGCCGGACCGGCCGCCGGACTCATCGCCGGCGCTGCCCTCGCCGCCACACCGGTGGCGGCACTCATGTTCCGTTTCAACAATCCCGACGCGATGATGGTCTTCTGCCTTATGGTGGCGGCCTGGATGACGGTGACCGCCACCCGGAAAGGCAGTCCCGCGTGGCTTTTCTGGGCGGGCACCTTTGTGGGCATGGCCTTCCTGAGCAAGATGCTGCAGGGATTCATGACTGTCCCGGCCCTCGCACTTGCCTACCTGATCGCGGCTCCTGTTTCTTTCAAGAAGCGGCTCCTGCACCTGCTGGCCGCCGCCGGAGGCATCTCGCTCGTCGCCGGAGCCTATTCGCTGGTGTTCCAGCTGACCCCGGTATCCGACCGGCCGTACATGGCCGGTTCGCAGACAAATTCCTTCTGGGAACTCGCCTTCGGCTATAACGGGCTGAGCCGCATCCTTGGCCGTAACGGCGGAAATGCCGGCGGGCCTGCGGCGCAGGACTTCCCCGACTTTGCCGGGCGCGCCGGGGATTTCCCTGGCGTCGGCGGGGGTGGATTTGCCATGGGCGGCCCTCCCGGCGTGCTGCGCCTGTTCGGGGGCGAGTTCAGTGCCGAAGTGGCCTGGCTGCTGCCCACCGCGTTCGTCCTTCTCGCGGGTGCACTGTGGTTCACGCTCCGGGCGGCCAGGACGGATATGGTCCGCGCGTCCCTGATCCTCTGGGGCACCTGGCTGCTGACCACCGCCGTCGTCTTTTCCTTCATGAGCGGCACCATCCACGCTTACTACACCATTGAACTGGCGCCGGCTGTGGCCGCGGTGATCGGCGTCGCCGGCGTACAGCTCTGGAAGCTCCGGGCCCGGCCGGCAGCCCGGGCTGTCCTCGCGTCCGCTGTCCTGCTCAGCGCGATCTGGTCCTTCGTCCTGCTATCCAGTGTCCCTGACTGGCTGCCCTGGCTTCGCTGGGTGGTTGTGATCCTGGGTGTCCTGGCTGCGGCTTTGCTTGCCGCCGGCCCGGCGCGTACCGGGAAGGCGGGGGCGGCGGTACTGATTTCGGCCCTGCTCTCGGCAGGCCTGGGAACAGGCGCCTGGACGGCGGCGACGGCGGCGGTGGGCCACACGGGTGGTTCGCCTGCGTCAGGGCCGGCCCCCGAAACCAACAACCGGACCATGGGACTTGCGGGCACCAGCCAGAGCGGCGGCTTTCCCCGCGGCGGAGCATCGGGTAGGTTCGCCGGCTCCCGGGATGCGGAAGGCTTCGCAGGGGCCGCGGCCGGGGCCGGGGCAGGTGCAGCGACACCTGCTGGCGTGGGCTTTGGCGAAACCCCGGGCAACCCGGCATTGGATGCGTTACTGCAGAAGACCCAGACGACATGGGCAGCCGCCACCGTCGGGGCCAACAGCGCGGCCGCCCTGGAGCTCGGGTCCAACACATCGGTCATGGCCATCGGCGGTTTCAGCGGCTCGGATCCGTATCCGACACTGGACCAGTTCAAGCAGCTGGTGGACGACGGGCAGATCGCCTACTTCGTTCCCGGCAATGCGTTCGGCGGGTTCGGCGGATTCGGTAATGCCGGCGCCAGCACCGGTGGCCGGGGACGTCCCGGGGGGAACGGAACATCCTCAGCCATCACCCAATGGGTTGAAGCGACGTTCCCTTCCACCCAGGTCGGAGGATCAACGGTCTACCGTCTCCACCCCTAA
- a CDS encoding ABC transporter ATP-binding protein, with translation MSTSSPAIEVVGLRKSFGRQVALDGLDLRVGTGQIAGFLGPNGSGKSTTIRILLGMLRAEASTVRVLGGDPWNDAVALHRRIAYVPGDVNLWPNLTGGQAIDILGELRGGASRARRDELLQRFELDPSKKARAYSKGNRQKVALVSALASDAELLILDEPTSGLDPIMEAAFRACIREVKAEGRSVLLSSHIFAEVENLCDTVTIIRKGRTVESGTLAELRHLRHTTISVTLDDPAADLSLVPGVNDLARDGERCTFTVSDADLAGVLAALARWRPRALVSTPPSLEEIFLRHYGPEMAAEGVTV, from the coding sequence GTGTCCACATCAAGTCCCGCCATTGAAGTTGTTGGCCTTCGAAAGTCGTTCGGGCGCCAGGTTGCGCTCGACGGCCTGGACCTGAGGGTCGGGACAGGCCAGATCGCCGGCTTCCTTGGACCCAACGGATCAGGCAAGTCCACCACCATCCGGATCCTGCTGGGAATGCTGCGGGCTGAAGCCAGCACCGTGCGGGTCCTCGGCGGTGATCCCTGGAACGACGCCGTCGCCCTGCACCGCCGCATTGCCTACGTCCCCGGGGACGTGAATCTTTGGCCGAACCTCACCGGAGGGCAGGCAATCGACATCCTGGGTGAGCTCAGGGGCGGCGCCAGCAGGGCCCGCCGGGATGAGCTTCTGCAGCGTTTCGAACTTGATCCGTCGAAGAAGGCGCGCGCCTACTCGAAGGGGAACCGGCAAAAGGTCGCCCTGGTCTCCGCACTGGCATCGGATGCGGAACTTCTGATCCTGGACGAGCCGACGTCGGGGCTCGACCCGATCATGGAGGCTGCGTTCAGGGCCTGCATCCGGGAGGTCAAGGCCGAGGGCCGCTCGGTGCTGTTGTCCAGCCACATCTTTGCCGAGGTCGAAAACCTCTGCGACACCGTGACCATCATCCGGAAGGGCAGAACCGTCGAGTCCGGGACCCTTGCCGAGCTTCGCCACCTGCGGCACACCACCATTTCGGTAACCCTGGACGACCCCGCCGCCGACCTGTCCCTCGTCCCCGGAGTCAACGACCTGGCACGGGACGGGGAGCGCTGCACTTTTACCGTTTCCGACGCGGATCTTGCCGGCGTCTTGGCGGCTCTGGCCCGCTGGCGGCCACGGGCGCTTGTCTCGACGCCGCCGTCGCTCGAAGAGATTTTCCTCCGGCATTACGGCCCGGAGATGGCAGCTGAAGGGGTGACGGTCTGA
- a CDS encoding ABC transporter permease: MTAAPASASSSPSASARKPRASTHRLASQSTTQGLRNMVVFILRRNWLRLLVWTMLLASMIPLVYESQRAAFPTQADREAYASIANTPAVAALTGTPYAADTLGGILVLKIWMTLAITLAFATVFLVTRNGRADEEAGRTELLRSSVLGRHAYTLANYLVVGAFNVLVGITIAGAAVALGLPVDGGLVLGASLTGLGLFFLGVSAVVGQLASTSRGANGFASMVIGAAFVIRAVGDLEGMGTTPGWISLVSPIGWAQQMRPFGENQWWPLAQLVVGGVLLCAVALRLEARRDLGSGVLPDRPGPAEASPAMMMPLGLALRLQRGSLVGWFAAVVVMGLLYGSVAAQMADLLASNAMYAAMFAGHGSSFTDGVIGLLVMLNAIVASAFVVESALQVRAEEASGLAEPQLAGSVSRLRWTGGRLLLPVIGSALLLVIGGLVMGAAYGASQSDASQVWVLLGAAIAYWPGVLVTAGVVVLLIGVAPRLAATLSWFYFSTMVIISVFGALFSLPPEVTGNTPLTATPRLPADAFTVPPVLALSAIAVLLWAAGLVWFTRRDIAQGA, from the coding sequence ATGACTGCGGCTCCGGCATCAGCCTCGTCCTCGCCATCGGCATCGGCCAGGAAGCCGCGTGCTTCCACCCACCGGCTCGCGTCCCAATCAACTACGCAGGGCCTGCGGAACATGGTGGTCTTCATCCTCCGCCGCAACTGGCTGCGGCTGCTGGTCTGGACCATGCTGCTGGCGAGCATGATCCCGCTCGTCTACGAGTCGCAGCGCGCCGCGTTTCCCACCCAGGCCGACCGCGAGGCCTACGCGTCGATCGCGAACACGCCGGCGGTGGCCGCTCTCACCGGGACGCCGTATGCAGCCGATACGCTGGGCGGCATCCTGGTCCTCAAGATCTGGATGACGCTCGCCATCACCCTCGCCTTCGCCACCGTCTTCCTTGTGACACGGAACGGCCGCGCCGACGAGGAAGCAGGACGCACTGAATTGCTGCGGTCCAGCGTGCTCGGCCGGCACGCCTACACCCTGGCGAACTATCTCGTCGTCGGCGCCTTCAATGTTCTGGTCGGTATCACGATTGCAGGTGCCGCGGTCGCCCTTGGCCTTCCGGTCGACGGCGGCCTGGTCCTTGGCGCGTCACTCACCGGCCTTGGGCTCTTCTTCCTGGGCGTTTCCGCCGTTGTTGGTCAGCTCGCCTCGACCAGCCGCGGCGCGAATGGTTTCGCCAGCATGGTCATCGGCGCGGCGTTTGTGATCCGCGCGGTCGGCGACCTGGAAGGCATGGGCACCACACCCGGCTGGATCTCCCTCGTGTCTCCCATCGGCTGGGCGCAACAGATGCGCCCGTTCGGGGAAAACCAGTGGTGGCCGCTGGCTCAGTTAGTGGTGGGCGGCGTCCTGCTTTGTGCCGTTGCCCTGCGGCTCGAAGCCCGGCGCGACCTCGGATCCGGCGTGCTGCCGGACCGGCCCGGGCCGGCCGAGGCGAGCCCGGCCATGATGATGCCGTTGGGCCTGGCTCTCCGGCTTCAGCGGGGTTCCCTTGTCGGCTGGTTCGCCGCCGTCGTGGTCATGGGCCTGCTGTACGGCTCGGTGGCCGCACAAATGGCTGACCTCCTGGCATCCAACGCCATGTACGCCGCCATGTTCGCTGGCCATGGCTCGTCGTTCACGGACGGCGTCATCGGGCTGCTCGTGATGCTGAACGCCATCGTCGCCAGCGCATTCGTCGTCGAGAGTGCGCTGCAGGTGCGGGCCGAGGAGGCCTCCGGCCTCGCCGAGCCCCAGCTTGCGGGGAGCGTCTCCAGGCTTCGATGGACCGGCGGCCGCCTGCTGCTGCCGGTGATCGGCTCCGCGCTGCTGCTGGTCATTGGGGGGCTGGTGATGGGCGCTGCATACGGAGCCTCGCAGTCCGATGCCTCGCAGGTCTGGGTGCTCCTGGGTGCGGCCATTGCCTATTGGCCCGGCGTGCTCGTCACGGCCGGTGTCGTGGTTCTGCTCATCGGTGTCGCCCCGCGACTGGCCGCCACCCTGTCATGGTTCTATTTCAGCACCATGGTCATTATCAGCGTTTTCGGGGCGCTGTTCAGCCTCCCGCCCGAGGTGACAGGGAACACCCCGCTCACGGCGACGCCCCGCCTGCCGGCCGACGCCTTCACGGTGCCGCCGGTCCTGGCCCTGTCCGCGATTGCTGTTCTCCTGTGGGCCGCTGGCCTGGTGTGGTTTACCAGGCGCGATATCGCCCAAGGGGCATAA
- a CDS encoding glycosyltransferase, translating into MSSTTTEPGRLQPEAPGVLRQAVENPVDRFAAIRRERAPVDTSSGTVVLDVAIPVYNEEAGLEPAVRRLHSYLKASFPHPFMITIADNASTDSSLDIARGLSRELEEVRFTHLDRKGRGLALRTVWLASEAAVVAYMDVDLSTDLAALLPLVAPLLSGHSDLAIGTRLNRNSRVIRGAKREFISRSYNLILRGSLGARFSDAQCGFKAIRSDIADALLPCTVDDSWFFDTELLVIADRAGLRVAEVPVDWTDDPDSSVDVVRTSIDDLKGIMRIGRDMMNGRIPVAELRSALGRKAPAQSGGALLGQLVRFGVIGAFSTLAYLALFVFLRGFSGAQTANFIALLLTAVANTAANRLFTFGVSGRSGAVRHQFQGLVIFALGLVMTSGVLFWLHSGPEPSRGVEVAAVVGANLLATLLKFILFRAWVFKRPGRNIPAPAPAPATAPAQPGAPATK; encoded by the coding sequence ATGTCCAGTACAACAACCGAGCCGGGGCGGCTACAGCCCGAAGCGCCAGGGGTCCTTCGTCAGGCGGTTGAAAACCCGGTGGATCGTTTCGCCGCCATCCGGCGTGAACGTGCTCCCGTCGACACGTCCAGCGGGACCGTGGTTCTCGACGTGGCCATACCCGTCTACAACGAGGAAGCCGGACTGGAACCAGCAGTCCGGCGCCTGCATTCCTACCTGAAGGCCAGTTTCCCGCACCCCTTCATGATCACCATCGCGGACAATGCCAGCACTGATTCGAGCCTGGACATTGCCCGTGGCCTGAGCCGGGAACTGGAAGAAGTGCGCTTCACCCACCTGGACCGGAAGGGACGCGGACTGGCGCTCCGGACGGTCTGGCTTGCCTCAGAGGCGGCCGTGGTTGCCTACATGGACGTCGATCTGTCCACAGATCTTGCAGCCCTCCTGCCGCTAGTCGCCCCTCTGCTGTCTGGGCATTCCGATCTGGCCATCGGAACCCGGCTAAACCGGAACTCGCGTGTCATCCGCGGGGCAAAGCGTGAATTTATCTCCCGAAGCTACAACTTGATCCTCCGCGGTTCCCTCGGCGCCCGGTTCTCGGACGCCCAGTGCGGCTTCAAGGCCATCCGCTCGGACATAGCGGACGCCCTCCTGCCCTGCACTGTCGACGACTCGTGGTTTTTCGACACTGAGCTGCTCGTCATCGCCGACCGCGCCGGACTGAGGGTGGCTGAAGTGCCGGTGGACTGGACTGATGACCCGGACTCGTCGGTCGACGTCGTACGCACCTCCATCGATGACCTGAAAGGGATCATGCGGATCGGCCGGGACATGATGAACGGACGCATCCCCGTTGCGGAGCTGCGTAGCGCCCTTGGCCGCAAAGCCCCCGCGCAAAGCGGCGGGGCGCTCCTGGGGCAGCTGGTCCGCTTTGGCGTCATCGGCGCCTTCTCGACCCTCGCCTACCTGGCACTGTTCGTCTTCCTGCGCGGGTTTTCCGGTGCCCAGACCGCGAACTTTATTGCGTTGCTGCTCACGGCGGTTGCGAACACCGCGGCAAACAGGCTTTTCACGTTCGGGGTTTCCGGGCGCTCCGGCGCGGTCAGGCACCAGTTCCAGGGTCTCGTTATTTTCGCCCTGGGCCTGGTAATGACGTCAGGCGTGCTGTTTTGGCTTCACTCCGGACCCGAGCCCTCAAGGGGTGTTGAAGTGGCCGCAGTCGTCGGCGCAAACCTGCTGGCCACACTCCTGAAGTTCATCCTGTTCCGGGCATGGGTTTTCAAACGTCCCGGCCGGAACATTCCCGCGCCGGCCCCGGCACCGGCTACCGCCCCGGCCCAACCTGGCGCCCCCGCTACCAAGTGA